In Cheilinus undulatus linkage group 16, ASM1832078v1, whole genome shotgun sequence, one DNA window encodes the following:
- the LOC121524466 gene encoding saxitoxin and tetrodotoxin-binding protein 1-like, protein MSFVKQSLLLLLLAAVSTYATTEDCDGLNRTLPISDFHKILGNWVLVWAVSDTENFEMENFTNSHVEIHLQSDNVTVSYDERNFYSATNSCVFYQSTLKNPTDKHVVHIDDMMEEKNGINTLLNDNGTVQVFKTEDDSMVVLYRGNSGHYLLIHRREGDHTDFAKTSKSHDRFLKLSDCLSVRSAYLYTLKDTRDFCHMKSATAKASGGAASQ, encoded by the exons ATGAGTTTTGTGAAGCaatccctgctgctgctgctgctggcagctGTCAGCACCTACGCAACAACAGAAGACTGCGACGGCCTCAACAGAACTCTGCCAATCTCAGACTTCCACAAG ATCTTGGGCAACTGGGTTTTGGTATGGGCCGTCTCTGACACGGAGAACTTCGAAATGGAAAACTTCACCAACTCACATGTTGAGATTCATCTCCAATCTGACAACGTGACCGTCTCATACGACGAGAGGAACTTCTACAG CGCTACCAACTCCTGTGTCTTCTACCAGTCAACTTTGAAGAATCCCACCGACAAGCACGTTGTGCACATTGACGACATGA TGGAGGAGAAGAACGGCATCAACACTCTACTGAATGACAACGGTACAGTGCAGGTCTTTAAGACGGAAGATGACTCTATGGTGGTACTCTACAGAGGAAATTCGGGACACTACTTGCTCATTCACA GGAGAGAGGGGGATCATACGGACTTTGCAAAGACAAGCAAGTCTCACGACCGTTTTCTGAAACTGTCCGACTGTCTCAGTGTCCGTAGTGCTTATTTATACACCCTCAAAGACACAAGAG ATTTCTGCCACATGAAGTCTGCCACTGCGAAGGCCAGTGGAGGTGCTGCATCACAATAG